Proteins encoded in a region of the Rhodococcus sp. SBT000017 genome:
- the nirB gene encoding nitrite reductase large subunit NirB, translated as MKNAVVVGHGMVGHRFVEALRARDEAAEWKITVLCEEALAAYDRVGLSSYVGAWDHKELALAGNDYPGDALVEMRTGVRADRIDRDHRTVVTSAGDTVEYDALVLATGSYPFVPPITGHDLPACFVYRTLDDLDKIRARADAAGPGAVGVVVGGGLLGLEAANALKKMGMTPHVIEFAPRLMPLQVDEGGGALLARLVTELGLNVHVGVGTSSISENDSAGLTVELSDGSTIDAALLVFSAGVRPQDRLARESGLEVGERGGIMVDIGCSTSDPAVYAIGECAAVEGRCYGLVAPGYSTAEVVADRLLGGAAQFPGADMSTKLKLMGVDVASFGDAMAATPGALEVVFSDAPKGTYAKLVVTDDAKTLLGGILVGDASAYSLLRPLVGRELPGDPGALISPAAEQVGIGALPDDAEICSCNGVSKGAICSAIADGACDLAAVKSCTTAGTTCGGCLPSIKSLLAASGVVLSKSLCEHFAQSRAELFEIVRATDTRTFSSLIAKYGTGTGCDICKPVVASILASTSSDHILDGEQASLQDTNDHFLANIQKNGTYSVVPRMPGGECTPEQLIVIGEVARDFGLYTKVTGGQRIDMFGARVEQLPAIWKRLVDAGMESGQAYGKSLRTVKSCVGSTWCRYGVQDSVGMAVDLENRYRGLRSPHKIKFGVSGCARECAEARGKDVGIIATEGGWNLYVGGNGGQSPKHAQLLASNLDDATLVSYIDRYLMFYVRTADRLQRTAPWLESLDGGLDHLRAVVCEDSLGIGAELEADMERHVAGYKDEWAGVLEDDEKLGRFVSFVNAPDETDPTIAFDESGVRKVPVLMGMPRIGA; from the coding sequence ATGAAGAACGCGGTAGTGGTAGGTCACGGGATGGTCGGACACCGATTCGTCGAAGCGTTGCGTGCGCGCGACGAGGCAGCGGAGTGGAAGATCACGGTCCTGTGTGAAGAGGCACTGGCGGCGTACGACAGGGTGGGACTGTCGTCCTACGTCGGTGCCTGGGACCACAAGGAACTCGCTCTGGCGGGCAACGACTATCCCGGTGACGCACTCGTCGAGATGCGCACCGGAGTACGGGCCGATCGCATCGACCGTGACCACCGCACCGTCGTGACCTCGGCGGGAGACACGGTCGAATACGACGCTCTGGTCCTCGCCACCGGTTCCTACCCGTTCGTGCCGCCGATCACCGGACACGACCTGCCCGCGTGCTTCGTCTACCGCACCCTCGACGACCTGGACAAGATCCGTGCCCGGGCCGACGCCGCGGGACCGGGAGCCGTCGGTGTGGTGGTCGGTGGTGGCCTCCTCGGTCTGGAAGCGGCGAACGCGCTGAAGAAGATGGGCATGACCCCGCACGTCATCGAGTTCGCTCCACGATTGATGCCGTTGCAGGTGGACGAGGGCGGCGGCGCGCTGTTGGCTCGCCTCGTCACCGAACTCGGGTTGAACGTGCACGTGGGAGTGGGCACGTCGTCGATTTCCGAGAACGACAGCGCAGGCCTGACCGTCGAACTGAGCGACGGCAGCACCATCGACGCCGCGCTGTTGGTGTTCTCCGCCGGTGTGCGTCCACAGGATCGGCTGGCCCGCGAGAGTGGCCTCGAGGTCGGTGAGCGCGGCGGCATCATGGTCGACATCGGGTGCAGTACCTCCGACCCTGCCGTCTACGCGATCGGCGAATGTGCCGCGGTCGAGGGTCGGTGCTACGGCCTGGTCGCCCCCGGATATTCGACGGCGGAGGTCGTGGCCGACCGATTGCTCGGCGGCGCAGCGCAATTCCCGGGCGCCGACATGTCCACCAAGCTCAAGCTGATGGGCGTCGACGTCGCGAGCTTCGGCGACGCGATGGCGGCCACACCGGGTGCACTCGAGGTGGTGTTCAGCGACGCGCCCAAGGGCACGTACGCCAAGCTCGTCGTGACCGACGACGCCAAGACGCTCCTCGGCGGCATCCTCGTCGGCGATGCCTCCGCGTACTCGTTGCTTCGTCCGCTCGTCGGACGGGAATTGCCCGGCGACCCGGGTGCCCTGATCTCACCGGCAGCCGAACAGGTCGGTATCGGTGCGCTGCCCGACGACGCCGAGATCTGTTCCTGCAACGGCGTGAGCAAGGGTGCCATCTGTTCGGCGATCGCCGACGGAGCCTGCGATCTGGCGGCCGTGAAGAGCTGTACCACCGCGGGTACCACCTGTGGTGGATGCCTGCCGTCCATCAAGTCGTTGCTGGCGGCATCCGGTGTGGTGCTCTCGAAGTCGTTGTGCGAGCACTTCGCTCAGTCCAGAGCCGAGCTGTTCGAGATCGTTCGGGCCACCGACACCCGCACCTTCTCGTCGCTGATCGCCAAGTACGGCACGGGAACCGGTTGCGACATCTGCAAGCCCGTCGTGGCATCGATTCTCGCGTCGACGTCCTCGGATCACATTCTCGACGGCGAGCAGGCGTCGTTGCAGGACACCAACGATCACTTCCTGGCCAACATCCAGAAGAACGGCACGTACTCGGTGGTGCCCCGGATGCCCGGCGGCGAGTGCACGCCCGAGCAGCTCATCGTCATCGGTGAGGTCGCTCGCGACTTCGGGCTGTACACCAAGGTGACCGGGGGCCAGCGTATCGACATGTTCGGTGCCCGGGTGGAGCAGTTGCCTGCGATCTGGAAGCGCCTCGTCGACGCCGGGATGGAATCGGGCCAGGCGTACGGGAAGTCGTTGCGGACGGTCAAGAGCTGCGTGGGGTCCACGTGGTGCCGCTACGGCGTCCAGGACTCGGTGGGGATGGCGGTCGACCTCGAGAACCGCTACCGGGGTCTACGGTCGCCGCACAAGATCAAGTTCGGTGTCTCGGGTTGCGCGCGAGAATGCGCCGAGGCCCGTGGCAAGGACGTCGGAATCATCGCGACGGAGGGCGGCTGGAACCTGTACGTGGGCGGCAACGGCGGTCAGTCGCCCAAGCACGCGCAGCTGCTGGCCTCCAACCTCGACGATGCCACCCTGGTCAGCTACATCGACCGCTACCTCATGTTCTACGTGCGTACCGCCGATCGGCTGCAACGCACGGCGCCGTGGCTCGAATCGCTGGACGGGGGACTCGATCACCTCAGAGCCGTCGTGTGCGAGGACAGTCTCGGCATCGGTGCCGAGCTCGAGGCCGACATGGAACGCCACGTCGCCGGGTACAAGGACGAGTGGGCCGGTGTGCTCGAGGACGACGAGAAGCTCGGCCGGTTCGTCTCCTTCGTCAATGCTCCGGACGAGACCGATCCCACCATCGCGTTCGACGAGTCCGGGGTGCGCAAGGTGCCCGTGCTGATGGGAATGCCACGTATCGGCGCGTGA
- a CDS encoding NarK/NasA family nitrate transporter, with protein MAHWNSEDVEAWEAGGKQIAKRNLIWSVIAEHVGFSIWSIWSVMVLFMPLSVYGIDAAGKFFLVAVPTLVGAILRIPYTFATAKFGGRNWTIFSALVLLIPTVLTMYFMLNPASYTTYIIVAAFAGLGGGNFASSMTNINAFYPQREKGWALGLNAGGGNIGVPVIQLIGLLVIATIGNTAPEIVCAVYLVFIALAAVGAALYMDNLDNQKTNGRSMIDVLKFSDSWWIAFLYIGTFGSFIGFSFAFGQVLQINFLAGLTDGGPSTPALQAQASLQAAQIAFIGPLLGSLSRPFGGKLADKIGGGKITLYTFVAMTFATGVLVAASTWDDSTPGAASGTVMVLFVVGFIALFLLSGIGNGSVYKMIPAIFAAKSVALQGMTVDEQQHWSRKMSGALIGIAGAIGALGGVGINLVLRASYSGTAKSATTAFWVFLAFYVVCALVTWAIYLRKTNSADADAPVAV; from the coding sequence ATCGCGCACTGGAATTCCGAGGACGTCGAGGCCTGGGAGGCCGGCGGCAAACAGATCGCCAAGCGCAATCTGATCTGGTCGGTCATCGCCGAGCACGTCGGATTCTCCATCTGGTCGATCTGGTCGGTGATGGTGCTGTTCATGCCGTTGTCGGTCTACGGCATCGACGCGGCGGGCAAATTCTTCCTCGTCGCCGTCCCCACACTCGTCGGCGCGATCCTGCGGATTCCGTACACCTTCGCCACGGCCAAGTTCGGCGGGCGTAACTGGACCATCTTCAGCGCTCTGGTGCTCCTGATCCCCACCGTGTTGACCATGTACTTCATGCTCAACCCGGCCTCGTACACCACGTACATCATCGTTGCGGCGTTCGCCGGACTCGGCGGCGGCAACTTCGCTTCCTCGATGACCAACATCAACGCGTTCTATCCGCAACGTGAGAAGGGTTGGGCTCTCGGCTTGAACGCGGGCGGCGGCAACATCGGTGTGCCCGTCATCCAGCTCATCGGCTTGTTGGTCATCGCCACCATCGGTAACACCGCTCCCGAGATCGTGTGCGCGGTCTATCTCGTCTTCATCGCCCTCGCCGCCGTCGGTGCCGCGCTGTACATGGACAACCTGGACAATCAGAAGACGAACGGGCGCTCCATGATCGACGTATTGAAGTTCTCGGACTCGTGGTGGATCGCCTTCTTGTACATCGGCACGTTCGGATCGTTCATCGGCTTCAGCTTCGCGTTCGGCCAGGTACTGCAGATCAACTTCCTCGCCGGACTCACCGACGGCGGACCCTCGACTCCCGCTCTGCAGGCGCAGGCTTCGCTGCAGGCCGCTCAGATCGCTTTCATCGGACCGTTGCTGGGATCGCTGTCGCGTCCGTTCGGCGGCAAGCTCGCCGACAAGATCGGTGGCGGCAAGATCACTCTGTACACGTTCGTGGCCATGACGTTCGCCACCGGAGTTCTGGTCGCGGCCAGTACCTGGGACGATTCGACTCCCGGGGCGGCCAGCGGCACGGTGATGGTGCTCTTCGTCGTCGGATTCATTGCACTCTTCCTGCTCTCCGGTATCGGAAACGGCTCGGTCTACAAGATGATTCCCGCAATCTTTGCCGCGAAATCGGTTGCGCTGCAGGGTATGACGGTCGACGAGCAGCAGCACTGGTCACGCAAGATGTCCGGCGCACTCATCGGCATCGCCGGTGCGATCGGTGCTCTCGGTGGAGTCGGAATCAACCTGGTGCTGCGGGCGTCGTACTCGGGCACAGCGAAGTCGGCCACGACGGCGTTCTGGGTGTTCCTCGCCTTCTATGTCGTGTGCGCCCTCGTCACGTGGGCGATCTACCTGCGCAAGACCAACTCCGCCGATGCCGACGCTCCGGTGGCCGTCTGA
- a CDS encoding MFS transporter, with product MSAPTVPAGRIVGTPLLRGRILVFSAIVLSALTLRAAVTSISPLFGRIGTDLDFGTTVIGIVGMLPPAMFAVFGLATPFLAKRTGLERAALLAMALTTIGMATRAFAPNTASLLALSAIALAGMGIGNVVIPPLVKRYFSDRLAVVSTIYICAMQISTMIPPLLAVPIADANGWRLSIGLWAIVGVAAALPWLGVVISRRSRDEKDVSGEAGSAAVHTRSGGRIHRSSLAWGMVTMFAMTSLITYSMLTWLPTLLIDSGIGEGLAGASVAAFGAMGLITSLATPTLCAKLRNPFGLVVVAAVCYLCGFAGLHWSPAAGTVVWVCLVGLGTMTFPMSLTLINLRTRTAVGSSSLSGFTQGLGYVVSSTGPILFGLLHTQSGGWGLPLVLLTGCVAVLLVGGFLCCRPRMLEDTW from the coding sequence GTGAGTGCGCCCACCGTCCCCGCCGGCCGAATCGTCGGTACCCCACTCCTGCGCGGGCGAATTCTGGTCTTCTCCGCCATCGTTCTGTCCGCACTGACGCTCCGTGCGGCGGTGACCTCGATCAGCCCGCTGTTCGGCAGGATCGGCACCGACCTCGACTTCGGCACCACGGTGATCGGCATCGTCGGAATGTTGCCTCCGGCGATGTTCGCCGTGTTCGGTCTGGCAACACCGTTTCTCGCCAAGCGCACCGGTCTGGAGCGAGCCGCGTTGCTGGCCATGGCGCTGACCACCATCGGCATGGCCACCCGTGCATTCGCGCCGAACACCGCCTCGCTGCTCGCCCTGTCCGCGATCGCCCTCGCCGGAATGGGAATCGGGAACGTCGTCATCCCGCCGTTGGTCAAACGGTATTTCTCCGATCGCCTCGCTGTGGTGAGCACCATCTACATCTGCGCGATGCAGATCAGCACCATGATCCCGCCCCTGCTCGCGGTCCCCATCGCCGATGCCAACGGGTGGCGGCTCTCGATCGGCCTCTGGGCGATCGTCGGCGTTGCCGCCGCACTGCCGTGGCTCGGCGTCGTGATCTCCCGACGCAGCCGTGACGAGAAGGATGTCTCGGGCGAGGCCGGTTCGGCAGCAGTGCACACCCGGTCCGGCGGCCGGATTCATCGCTCCTCGCTGGCATGGGGAATGGTCACGATGTTCGCGATGACGTCGCTGATCACGTACTCCATGCTCACCTGGCTGCCGACGCTGTTGATCGACTCGGGTATCGGCGAAGGGTTGGCCGGTGCATCGGTCGCCGCGTTCGGTGCGATGGGGTTGATCACCTCGCTGGCCACGCCGACCCTGTGCGCCAAACTGCGCAATCCCTTCGGTCTCGTCGTGGTTGCCGCGGTGTGTTATCTCTGCGGGTTCGCGGGACTGCACTGGTCGCCTGCTGCCGGTACGGTCGTGTGGGTGTGCCTGGTCGGGCTGGGAACGATGACCTTCCCGATGTCGCTGACGCTGATCAACCTCAGGACACGAACCGCGGTGGGATCGTCCTCGCTCTCGGGATTCACTCAGGGGCTCGGTTATGTGGTGTCCTCGACCGGCCCGATTCTGTTCGGGCTGTTGCACACACAGTCCGGCGGATGGGGACTGCCGTTGGTACTGCTGACCGGATGCGTGGCGGTTCTGCTGGTCGGAGGGTTCCTGTGCTGCCGGCCGAGGATGCTCGAAGACACCTGGTGA
- a CDS encoding FadR/GntR family transcriptional regulator translates to MRQVQRSSLISQVTAALRAEITSQRWPVGTRIPTEAELCEMTGTGRNTVREAVQALVHAGMVERRQGSGTFVMTCSDLGGTLGKYFSDARHRDVTELRETLEVTAAALAADRRDDADIRAMLAALADRNAAWSDATPLADAVRIDARLHRAIVAASHNAIYLEFYDSLLPVIHDAMRHHAVEHDDDYIDEHTALVAAVIAGDAARAMQAARSLFHELSESPARAAELPARAVELTE, encoded by the coding sequence GTGCGGCAGGTCCAGCGATCGAGCCTGATTTCCCAGGTAACGGCTGCGCTGCGCGCGGAGATCACCTCGCAGCGATGGCCGGTGGGTACCCGCATTCCCACCGAAGCCGAACTGTGCGAGATGACCGGTACCGGGCGCAACACCGTACGCGAAGCAGTACAGGCACTCGTTCATGCCGGCATGGTCGAACGCAGGCAGGGTTCGGGCACATTCGTCATGACGTGCTCCGACCTCGGCGGAACCCTGGGAAAGTACTTCTCGGACGCCCGGCACCGCGACGTCACCGAGCTACGCGAAACCCTGGAAGTCACTGCAGCGGCTCTCGCAGCCGACCGACGCGACGACGCCGACATCCGTGCCATGCTCGCCGCGCTCGCCGATCGCAACGCGGCGTGGTCCGACGCGACCCCGCTGGCCGATGCCGTTCGGATCGACGCACGCCTGCACCGGGCCATCGTCGCGGCCAGCCACAACGCCATCTATCTGGAGTTCTACGATTCGCTGCTGCCGGTGATCCACGACGCAATGCGCCACCATGCCGTCGAGCACGACGACGATTACATCGACGAACACACCGCGCTCGTGGCGGCGGTCATCGCCGGTGACGCCGCCCGTGCGATGCAGGCCGCCAGGTCACTGTTCCACGAACTCTCCGAGTCCCCAGCTCGCGCAGCGGAATTGCCGGCTCGCGCAGTGGAACTCACAGAATGA
- a CDS encoding TIGR02569 family protein has product MSSVEPPQHVISTFGLRDVEPAPLGADWDGGWRLGDVVLSPVADHARAAWSAKVRETLTVDGVRLARPVRSTDGRYVVSGWRADTFVAGEPEPRHDEVISLSMRLHAATAQLERPRFLVQPPVAPWADVDVFVAADRAAWEAVPLRSARGAGAPEPSSSDGKSSLELVKQLATLRKPVESPDQLVHGDLFGTVLFSGSDAPGISDITPYWRPAPWAAGVAVVDALSWGDADDGLVGRWDDLPEWPQMLLRALMFRLAVHALHPRSTAEAFPGLARTADLVRLIL; this is encoded by the coding sequence GTGAGCTCTGTCGAACCTCCTCAGCACGTGATCTCTACGTTCGGGCTGCGCGATGTCGAGCCTGCACCTCTCGGTGCGGACTGGGACGGTGGATGGCGTCTGGGTGACGTCGTCCTGTCTCCGGTGGCAGACCATGCCCGCGCCGCGTGGTCGGCCAAGGTGCGCGAGACATTGACCGTCGACGGGGTTCGTCTCGCCCGACCCGTGCGTTCGACCGACGGCCGATACGTCGTGTCGGGCTGGCGCGCAGACACGTTCGTCGCCGGCGAACCCGAGCCCCGTCACGACGAGGTGATCTCGTTGTCGATGCGGTTGCACGCGGCGACCGCGCAACTCGAGCGACCCCGGTTTCTGGTTCAGCCTCCCGTGGCCCCGTGGGCCGACGTGGACGTGTTCGTTGCTGCCGACAGAGCCGCCTGGGAAGCGGTCCCGCTGCGCTCTGCTCGCGGCGCCGGCGCACCCGAACCGTCGTCCAGCGATGGCAAGAGCAGTTTGGAACTGGTCAAACAGCTTGCGACACTGCGCAAGCCCGTCGAGTCACCCGACCAGTTGGTACACGGTGATCTGTTCGGAACGGTGTTGTTCTCCGGTAGCGATGCCCCCGGGATCAGCGACATCACCCCGTACTGGCGTCCCGCACCCTGGGCTGCCGGAGTGGCCGTGGTGGACGCACTTTCCTGGGGTGATGCCGACGACGGTCTGGTGGGCCGCTGGGACGATCTACCGGAATGGCCGCAGATGTTGCTGCGCGCGTTGATGTTTCGTCTCGCAGTACACGCGCTTCATCCGCGATCGACGGCGGAGGCCTTCCCCGGCTTGGCGCGAACAGCAGATCTGGTGCGCCTCATTCTGTGA
- the moeZ gene encoding adenylyltransferase/sulfurtransferase MoeZ, whose product MVHLPPLVEPAGELTPEDVARYSRHLIIPSVGTDGQKRLRNARVLVVGAGGLGSPALLYLAAAGVGTLGIVEFDDVELSNLQRQIIHGRSDVGRPKADSARDSILELNDGVEVALHRVRLDSSNALELFRQYDLVLDGTDNFATRYLVNDAAALVGIPYVWGSIYRFEGQVSVFWDQAPGDAGINYRDLYPEAPPPGMVPSCAEGGVLGVLCASIGSVMVTEAIKLITGIGETLLGRLMIYDALAMSYRTVGLTRDPHRTPITELIDYEAFCGVVPATESIGESITPEELHAMMQSGREIALIDVREPVEWDIVRIAGARSIPKDRILSGAAMADLPQHVPIVLYCKTGIRSAEVLSALVGAGFSDAAHLHGGIVEWAKRIDPDLPMY is encoded by the coding sequence GTGGTCCATCTACCCCCGCTGGTCGAACCCGCAGGCGAACTGACGCCCGAGGACGTCGCCCGGTACAGCAGGCACCTGATCATCCCCAGCGTGGGAACCGACGGTCAGAAGCGACTGCGTAACGCGCGCGTGCTCGTCGTCGGTGCCGGGGGACTCGGCTCACCCGCACTGCTGTACCTCGCAGCCGCCGGCGTCGGGACTCTGGGCATCGTGGAATTCGACGATGTCGAACTGTCGAACCTGCAACGGCAGATCATCCACGGCCGGTCCGACGTGGGTCGTCCGAAGGCCGACAGCGCCAGGGACTCGATTCTCGAACTCAACGACGGCGTCGAGGTGGCGCTGCACCGTGTTCGACTCGACTCGTCGAACGCGCTCGAGCTCTTTCGGCAGTACGACCTCGTGCTGGACGGGACCGACAACTTCGCCACCCGATACCTGGTCAACGACGCGGCCGCGCTGGTCGGAATCCCGTACGTCTGGGGCTCGATCTACCGGTTCGAGGGGCAGGTGTCGGTGTTCTGGGATCAGGCCCCCGGCGACGCGGGAATCAACTACCGCGACCTCTACCCCGAGGCTCCGCCGCCGGGCATGGTGCCCTCGTGTGCCGAAGGTGGGGTGCTGGGGGTGCTGTGCGCGTCCATCGGGTCGGTCATGGTGACCGAGGCCATCAAGCTGATCACCGGAATCGGCGAGACGTTGCTGGGTCGATTGATGATCTACGACGCGCTGGCGATGAGCTATCGAACCGTGGGTCTGACTCGGGACCCGCATCGAACGCCGATCACCGAGCTCATCGATTACGAGGCATTCTGCGGAGTGGTCCCGGCCACCGAATCCATCGGCGAGTCGATCACCCCGGAGGAGCTGCACGCGATGATGCAGTCCGGTCGCGAGATCGCCCTCATCGACGTGCGTGAGCCGGTGGAGTGGGACATCGTCCGTATCGCCGGTGCGCGTTCGATACCCAAGGATCGAATCCTGTCGGGCGCGGCGATGGCAGATCTACCGCAGCACGTCCCCATCGTGCTCTACTGCAAAACCGGCATCAGGTCGGCGGAGGTGCTCTCCGCTCTCGTCGGTGCCGGTTTCTCGGACGCCGCCCATCTGCACGGCGGAATAGTGGAGTGGGCCAAGCGGATCGATCCCGATTTGCCCATGTACTGA
- a CDS encoding DUF3152 domain-containing protein codes for MTDRGGPRIRGGVQSGGVDESDDDRSDDFPRTVGSRGSHQPLRAQWDPTQREVKQRSRRPDRDIRKQSKLGKFASTYGWRAYAVPILIVVTALVVFDAVRTGDPVTGSAAQSTNADPGFGTLSSDTTSGTGIIGVPPQADGNFAASISSGELPDGGPFAVQGAGTWRTVPGTTEQVGQGTERVFTYTVEVEDGVDTVGFGGDESFGRLVDQTLANPKSWTNDPRFGFRRIDQGDPDFRISLTSQLSIRQACGYDIQLEVSCYNPGIERVVLNEPRWVRGAISFQGDIGSYRQYQINHEVGHAIGYQQHQPCETDGGLAPVMMQQTFGTSNDDIARLDPAGVVPMDGKTCRFNPWPYPRG; via the coding sequence GTGACTGACCGAGGCGGGCCGCGGATCCGCGGTGGTGTGCAGTCGGGCGGCGTCGACGAGAGTGACGACGATCGGTCGGACGACTTCCCACGCACCGTGGGAAGTCGCGGGTCGCATCAACCGCTCCGGGCGCAGTGGGACCCGACGCAACGCGAGGTCAAGCAACGCAGTCGTCGTCCGGATCGCGACATCAGGAAGCAGAGCAAGCTCGGAAAGTTCGCGTCCACGTACGGCTGGCGGGCGTACGCGGTTCCGATCCTGATCGTGGTGACCGCGCTCGTCGTGTTCGATGCCGTGCGTACCGGTGACCCCGTCACCGGCTCTGCAGCGCAGTCCACCAACGCCGATCCTGGATTCGGCACCTTGAGTTCGGATACCACGTCGGGCACCGGAATAATCGGTGTGCCGCCGCAGGCCGACGGTAACTTCGCGGCGTCGATCTCATCGGGTGAACTACCCGACGGTGGTCCGTTCGCGGTGCAGGGAGCCGGAACCTGGCGAACCGTGCCGGGCACTACCGAGCAGGTGGGTCAGGGGACCGAGCGGGTGTTCACCTACACGGTCGAGGTCGAGGACGGCGTGGACACCGTTGGATTCGGCGGCGACGAGTCGTTCGGCCGTCTCGTGGATCAGACGCTCGCCAACCCGAAGAGTTGGACCAACGATCCACGGTTCGGATTTCGGCGAATCGATCAGGGCGACCCCGACTTCAGGATCTCGCTGACGTCGCAATTGTCGATCCGACAGGCCTGTGGCTACGACATCCAGCTCGAGGTGTCCTGCTACAACCCCGGCATCGAGCGAGTGGTGTTGAACGAGCCGAGATGGGTGCGCGGGGCGATCTCGTTCCAGGGCGACATCGGCTCGTACCGCCAGTACCAGATCAATCACGAGGTCGGCCACGCGATCGGTTACCAGCAGCACCAACCGTGCGAGACCGACGGCGGGCTCGCACCGGTGATGATGCAGCAGACCTTCGGGACGTCCAACGACGACATCGCGCGACTTGACCCTGCGGGCGTCGTCCCCATGGACGGCAAGACGTGCCGATTCAATCCGTGGCCATACCCGCGAGGCTGA
- a CDS encoding TetR/AcrR family transcriptional regulator produces MTDLDDRRSSDRPATTGNRRSARLPRDARRAQLLAAASEIFVTRGYHASGMDEIAECAGVSKPVLYQHFPGKLELYLAVLQSYVDTLIAGVRQALRSTTDNRQRVRAAVLAFYDFVDTDTQGFRLVFESDLMGDPQVNARVEQATEACVDAVFDLVAHDSGLDPYRARVLAVGLVGASQFTARYWLEADRPISKEDAVDTTVSLAWGGLSHVPLQAP; encoded by the coding sequence ATGACAGATCTCGATGACCGGCGGTCTTCCGACCGGCCGGCCACCACCGGCAATCGCCGCAGCGCACGGCTGCCGCGCGATGCCCGTCGGGCGCAACTGCTCGCTGCCGCGAGCGAAATATTCGTGACCCGCGGATATCACGCATCCGGAATGGACGAGATCGCCGAATGCGCGGGCGTGAGCAAGCCTGTCCTGTACCAACACTTCCCCGGAAAACTGGAGCTGTATCTGGCGGTGCTGCAGAGCTACGTCGATACCCTGATCGCGGGAGTGCGTCAGGCCCTGCGCTCGACCACGGACAATCGTCAGCGCGTTCGAGCCGCAGTGCTGGCGTTCTACGATTTCGTCGACACCGACACACAGGGATTCCGCCTGGTCTTCGAGTCCGATCTGATGGGCGACCCGCAGGTCAACGCGCGCGTCGAGCAGGCAACCGAAGCGTGTGTCGACGCCGTCTTCGACCTGGTTGCCCACGACTCCGGACTCGATCCCTACCGGGCCCGCGTACTGGCTGTCGGCCTGGTCGGTGCCAGCCAATTCACCGCTCGGTACTGGCTCGAAGCCGACCGGCCGATTTCCAAGGAAGACGCCGTCGACACCACGGTGTCGCTGGCCTGGGGCGGTCTGTCGCACGTTCCCCTGCAGGCACCGTAG
- a CDS encoding DUF3107 domain-containing protein produces MEVKIGVSESSRELVVNSTQSPAEVEALVSTAFAGKDGVLSLEDEKGRKFLIQASKVSYVEIGPSDARKVGFATA; encoded by the coding sequence GTGGAGGTCAAGATCGGTGTTTCGGAGAGTTCCCGTGAGCTAGTCGTGAACAGCACGCAGTCCCCGGCCGAGGTCGAAGCGCTCGTATCGACCGCCTTCGCCGGTAAGGACGGAGTGCTGTCGTTGGAGGACGAGAAGGGACGCAAGTTCTTGATTCAGGCTTCCAAGGTGTCGTACGTCGAGATCGGCCCGTCCGATGCTCGGAAGGTCGGATTCGCGACCGCCTGA
- a CDS encoding ferritin-like fold-containing protein: protein MGAHSSEPSSADSPTTLVESGRVEPAIAHDHPGIPDLFAVLAYGEISAFYRLADDARMAPSMEGRVALASMAAAEMSHFETLQRALSDRGLDVYASMDPFVRALDEYHESTTPSTWLESLVKAYVGDGIAADFYRQIAHSLDPEVAEIVRDVLAETGHSEFVVHEVSDRVRASTQDKARLMLWGRRLLGEAITQAQFVLARRESLTDLVITASGDLNGVVALFDRMQEQHAERMSSLGLD, encoded by the coding sequence ATGGGAGCCCATTCGTCGGAGCCGTCGTCCGCAGATTCACCCACCACGCTCGTCGAGTCGGGCCGAGTCGAGCCGGCGATCGCCCACGATCACCCCGGTATTCCGGATCTGTTCGCGGTGCTCGCATACGGCGAGATCTCTGCGTTCTATCGACTGGCGGATGACGCTCGAATGGCTCCGTCCATGGAGGGTCGCGTCGCGCTGGCGAGCATGGCGGCCGCCGAGATGAGCCACTTCGAGACGCTGCAGAGAGCCTTGTCGGACCGCGGTCTCGACGTCTATGCCTCGATGGATCCGTTCGTTCGCGCTCTGGACGAGTACCACGAGTCGACGACTCCCTCGACGTGGTTGGAGTCGTTGGTCAAGGCGTACGTGGGTGACGGCATCGCGGCCGATTTCTACCGGCAGATCGCGCACAGTCTCGACCCCGAGGTTGCCGAGATCGTTCGCGACGTGCTCGCCGAGACCGGACACTCGGAGTTCGTGGTGCACGAGGTGTCCGACCGGGTTCGTGCGAGCACTCAGGACAAGGCACGACTGATGCTGTGGGGTCGTCGTCTGCTCGGTGAAGCCATCACCCAGGCGCAGTTCGTGCTCGCTCGCCGCGAGTCGCTGACCGATCTCGTCATCACCGCGTCGGGAGACCTCAACGGCGTCGTCGCACTGTTCGATCGCATGCAGGAACAGCACGCGGAACGGATGTCCTCACTCGGCCTGGACTGA